Below is a genomic region from Balaenoptera acutorostrata chromosome 9, mBalAcu1.1, whole genome shotgun sequence.
TGGAAAGAATAGTATGATTTTTAACTCTATTTCTTTCATATTTGTATGAATCAAAAGTCAAGAGTGAAAacagtattttccaaaataagaaTACTGGGTTATCACTTCTATACATTCtttatttacctttatttttactAAGATACTATTGACAGACTGTGCATGTTGAGTTGTTTTTCTATGTAGTGGTGATTCACAATCTTCTCCCTTCTCTTGTAACCAAGGGCATATGGGGGACACCACCAGGGCAAAACCAAATTTCTTGTGCCACCTATACTGGTATTtagaggctttcttttttttttttttagaaaggtaattttaaatttatttatttatttatttatttatttttggctgtgttggatcttcgtttctgtgcgagggctttctctagttgcggcgagcgggggccactcttcatcgcggtgtgtgggcctctcactatcgcggcctctcttgccgagcacaggctccaggcgcgcgggctcagtagttgtggctcacgggcccagttgctccgcagcatgtgggaccttcccagaccagggctcgaacccgtgtcccctgcattggcaggcggattttcaaccactgcaccaccagggaagccctagaggctTTCTCTAACAAACTGGCTCACATTTACTCTAcagttaaaaacaattatttaaaattaattttacatccTCTTAAgggatttaaaatctttttaaagattcAAAACTAATTTTACATCCCTTTAAGGATTTTAAATCGTTTTAAGATGTAAAACCCAAACTTCaagttgttgtctttttttttttttttttgggctgtgcaCCACTAGGCAtgcgggatcatagttccctgaccagggatcaaacccgtgaccCTCTgcggtggaagcgtggagtcttaaccactggactttgAGGAATTCCCAAGAAAAGTTTCTTTTTCCCCTTGGTCATAGAGGACTAGTTAGCTTCCTCTGCATTCTCCCTTTGCATACACTGCCTTTATGCTGTCAGGGACTACCTGCAGTTTTTACTGCTCTCCACAATTTGACAAAGAGGAGGCAAGGACCAGTAACCCTGTGCACCCTCTCTTCTATTAAATCCATGCATGAAAAAATGAGGCCCTATGTTAATTCATTTTACTCAACTCAACACCCCAAGTTGGAAATTACTTCTAAATTATCCACACATAAAGTTTAGGTAAGCTTTTTCCAAGAATAAGCTTTTAGTAaagtatacatattttaagaCTCTAAAGTCAACATacaaagccaaaaaaattttaagcaatatAGTAGTTCAAATAATAGCTGAATAGCCTGCATTTCTTACTCAGTGAGTTTCTATActtttcttccattaaaaaataaaaccagggacttccctggtggtccagtggttaagactcctcgctcccaatgcagggggcctgggttcgatccctggccagggaactagatcgtGCATggtgcaactaagagcctgcatgccacaactaaagatccgtggtgctgcaacgaagatcctgcaggAGGCAATGAAGATTCTATGTGCTGCAGCTAatacccagcgcagccaaataaataattttttttttttaatttttaaaatttatttttggctgtgttgggtcttcgttgctgcacgtggtctatctcttgttgtggtgagcgggagctactcttcgttgcagtgcacgggcttctcattgcagtggcttctcttgttgtggagcacgggctctaggtacgcgggcttcagtagttgcagcatgcaggctcagcagttgtggctcatgggctctagagcacaggctcactagttgtgacgcatgggcttagttgctccgcggcatgtgggatcttcccagactagggatcaaacccatgtcccctgcattggcaggcgaattcttaaccactgcgtcaccagggaagtcccataaataaatactttttaaaaataaataaaaacaaaaaaacttaagttGAATAATAAAGGGTCATAGAGTGAGGAATGCAGTGCTCCAACCATAGTGTTATGAATATCATTTTCACCTCTtctataataatgtaaaaagtgtttaaaaagtaaaagttctAGGGATTTCCAAGCATTACTAAGATTAAAATAAGTTCCCTCCagataaaaattccaaaataaataacttcCACTCCCAATGGAACAAAATGTAATTGCAGAGCTTTGGTAATGAACCTTATCAAGTGACAGCAATAAGTTCTATAGTGGTTGCACTTTCTGATTAGTCAAAATTATCTTTGAAAACTCACTCATGTAGTAGGGCGCATGTCTTTGGAAGCTCAATGTTAATGTCTTAGGCTTCTTTTTGCATTTAGGCTATGGACACCCTGCTCTGAGTCATGGAGGTCATAAGCTGATGCACCTGGGTGGATGCAAGCaggaaagacaatgaaaaaaaagagatttcttGCCCCCACCTCCATACAGTAGTACAATTCCAGTAGGCGTATATGGTAGGACTGAATTGTGTCCAGCTGATTCTTAGTccttaaataaaacaatataatttgGAGTATTTAGTAGCTGAAGACCTGCAGTTTTTGCAGATCCTAATAAccacttgaggggaaaaaaaatacaaataataagaaCTGTTAGGTGTAAGTAAAGAAATAGcaatttttatgaaatgtaaatCTCAGAAGTTGCCATAGCCGTCTTAACTTCCAACCCAAAGGGGTACAATTTGAAAAGTGAGAGAATTAACTACATGCATTTTACTATACAGATCAATATATATGACATTTGCTTCATCACTTATTCATCATCCCCTGGGtatgaaaaatattaactcaGGATTCCCTTCCACAAGCACTTAACAAGACTTCTGCTCGGCTGAAAAATGGAGTTGAAAGAAACAAACGAAAACATATAATTTAATTGGAGACACGATATCCACACATGAAAGGACTAACACATAAAACAACACACAATAACCTGGAGTTAATTTAGTGTAAAGAAAGGATCTGTTGTTTCTTATTATTGCACATCTCCCATTGAAGGTGTTCAATAAATTCTTCCACCTTAGGAGATGACTTTTAAAGTAAGTGTAATGAAAAAATAGGCacttttgttctttaaatattcgTTCATTCACATCCATTCCCCCGCCCTCCACCCCTCTCTCTCTGGCTGTGGGACGGCCAGAGAGGAAGGAATACTAAAAGTGAAACGCTACACTGAATTGACCAGAAAAACTTGGTAAATAACTGATTGAGAAAGTGAAAACTGAGATGAGTTAGTGATGAATCCAAGAAGGTGCTTAGCCACTTACCCAGAGATTTACTTAATGAGAATGGATCGCAGGTTTCCACAGGTCATTCCACTGCCAGTAAGAGAGTCGTGAACCTTGGGTCCCTTTTTTCACTAGTCAACAGTCACCCTCACCTACACGCGGAGTACATATTTGGCACTCAACAAATCTTGATTGAATGAAAACCTATCTCATTCATACTGGTACCCAACCACAGAGTTATGGGCCCACAAATTCCTTCCAAAAAGCCTTACGACTTAACCCAAAGAGCTGAGAAAGCAGAGTCGAAAGCTCTGGGGATCTCTGTAAGGACTGGGAATGATCAAGGGCCAATGAAGCCTACAGTAACCCGACTTCCCAAAGAAAGCTTAGGGGACTGACCTACAGCTAGTAGGCTTCGGCTTCGCCAGGACGTACCCGACAGGCCGCAGGCCGCAGGTCCACAGCCTCCCACCCGGGGGCGCTGAGAGATCCGGGGGTATCCCCCCTAAAGTTAGTACCTGTGAAGCTGCAACACAGAGAGTGGCTCGGGGCTCTCATTACGGAGGCCGGGGCCTGGGGCCGGCCAGTTGCGCCTCCTGGCTGAGAGCTCCGCGCTCCGGAGCTGCACTGACAGCACGGGTCGCAGATAATACCTCTCGCCTCAGGAGCCTCGTGGCTCGCAGGCCCCGGGAGTTTCGTTCCCAAGACTGCGCGAGTTGTCGCACTCACGTCTACAGACGCTCTTCAGGGCTTCCCTCACAGCTCAAGTGATCACTCCTGCCTTCAGCCCAGCAGCCGGTCGCTTCCCGGCGCCGCCATCGTCACTGTTTGTTTTCATCCGCTTCGGTGACGGCGGGGGGGAGGAAGAGGGCTATGGGGGAAATACAGCTATCTAACCTCAGCCGCACTTTCGGCACACTATGGATGACCTACTTAATCTCTTTCCTCTTTGACGTTCCCATAAAAACTGGTTTCCTTACCATGTAAGTCTGATTCACCAATCTCTTCAAGCGTCTCAGAAAACAAAGGCGTAAAGAGGCGGTCTTTGAAAGAGCGTGAACCTTTGGGCCGTGTGTGGAATGTGCACCGGCGAATCGCAGGTCACGGCGGCAGCTGCAGTAAGGACGCGGCTTGGGGTGGGCGGTGACGCGGGGGGGGCGGTGCCTACACAGAGCTCCGTGGCGGCTTGTGCTCGGCCGCCGGTTCCGGAGGAGGGCCGGACCCGGCTGGGTGGGTGGGAAGTGCGGCTGGTAACCTGGCAGCCGCCGAGAGGTGGGTGAGCGGCCTCGGCTGACTTTGAGTGGTCGGGGCAATCACACTTCCGTATCCATTTCTAAGACATCTTTTTAAAAGCCTTAGAGGTGGAGTGTCCTCTCAGCCCTAGCTCTCCCAGCCTCTTCTTTTGCGCCTTCCTTCCAACCCGTCTGGTCTTCCCTACTTCCTAGCCCTCAGCCTCACGATTTGGATTTCTTGGGGTGAGGGGAAAGGCTTTTGTTACAACACAGAATCTCCGTCTACCAGCCTGGGTCGTGGGCGGTTTTTTGCCCCTTCTTCCCTTGTTAAACTAGTTTGAACGACGACACtccgcccctccccgcctccgTCTCTTACCACTTACTTATCAGGTGGAGCCAGAGGGCTTTGGGTAATGAATCCTGCCGTGACTAATCCCTGTCCTGGGTAGCTATGACTTACGTCAGCTGCTTCGTGGCCTGTATAGTTAGGAGCAGACCTCTTTTACTTTGTGGATAATTATGCCATCACCTCCATTAATCTTTTGTTCTTCCCAGTTCAAATGCCAGGCATTAAATGAGCCACCAAAATTCAGCTCCCATTCTCCTTCAAACCGAAGCAAGCCTGTTGTGCAGCCATGAGTTAGTGGAGAAAAACCGAGTTACAGTTATAGCACCttttgaacaaaatggaaatttgaGAAAAGGATCTGTTGTAGCCtttgaatcactttttttttttttttttttttgatgtggatgacttttaaggtctttattgaatttgttacaatactgcttctgggtttttgtttttgttttttttaatgtttttggttttttggccgcaaggcatgtcgGATCTTAGCTcctccaccagggatcaaacccgcaccccctgccttggaaggtgaagtcttaaccactggaccaccagggaagcccctgaatcaCTTTAAAGTCTTTGGTAGGTTtctaatgttttttgtttttttctttaacctttacAGAGAGAAGATTATAAATGCCAGAGCCATTTAAATGATGGTTAGCTGTTGAATTCTGACACTTCCTTAAATACCTTCTTGCACCAACATCTTCAGTGGGAAGAGTTCAGGAAAAGtagcagagggaaggagagacaaCAGTTACATGTACCATGGCTATACCAATAACAGTACTTGACTGTGATCTCTTGCTATATGGCCGAGGTCACCGGACATTGGACCGCTTTAAGCTGGATGATGTGACAGATGAATACTTGATGTCCATGTATGGGTTTCCTCGACAGTTCATTTATTACTTGGTGGAGCTCTTGGGGGCGAGTCTTTCTAGACCTACTCAGAGATCCAGGGCTATTAGCCCAGAGACACAGATCCTTGCAGCACTGGGCTTCTATACCTCAGGTTCTTTCCAGACTCGGATGGGAGATGCTATTGGAATCAGTCAGGCATCTATGAGTCGATGTGTTGCCAATGTCACCGAAGCGCTTGTGGAAAGAGCTTCACAGTTCATCCGCTTTCCTGCTGATGAAGCCTCCGTGCAGGCTCTGAAGGATGAATTCTATGGGTTGGCAGGGATGCCAGGGGTCATAGGGGTGGTTGACTGTATCCATGTGGCAATCAAGGCACCAAATGCTGAAGACCTTTCCTATGTGAACCGCAAAGGTCTTCATTCTTTAAACTGCCTCATGGTGTGTGACATCAGAGGGGCACTGATGACTGTGGAGACAAACTGGCCGGGGAGCCTCCAGGACTGTGCTGTGCTACAGCAGTCTTCTCTCAGCAGTCAGTTTGAAGCTGGGATGCACAAAGAGAGCTGGCTGCTTGGTAAGTCTGCAGGTGTAAATGCTTCATTTTTGTAACTATAGAAAAAAGTTTGGGCAGAGTAGAATGAAATACAGGGGTCTATAGACCTGAGACTCAGTCCTGTTCTGTTTTAAACACAACCTCAGATGAGAACTCTCttagccttaattttttttttttttttagcagaactGAAACAGAagtaatgttttttgttttttgtttttaagtctttattgaatttgttacagtattgcctctgtttcatgttttgggtttttggcctcgaggcatgtgagatcttagctccctgaccagggatgtaacccacaccctctgcattaGAAggtaaagtcttaaccactggaccaccaggggaatCCCCagccttaatatttttaaatcaacattTAAAGGACACttgttaac
It encodes:
- the HARBI1 gene encoding putative nuclease HARBI1, which gives rise to MAIPITVLDCDLLLYGRGHRTLDRFKLDDVTDEYLMSMYGFPRQFIYYLVELLGASLSRPTQRSRAISPETQILAALGFYTSGSFQTRMGDAIGISQASMSRCVANVTEALVERASQFIRFPADEASVQALKDEFYGLAGMPGVIGVVDCIHVAIKAPNAEDLSYVNRKGLHSLNCLMVCDIRGALMTVETNWPGSLQDCAVLQQSSLSSQFEAGMHKESWLLGDSSFFLRTWLMTPLHIPETPAEYRYNMAHSATHSVMEKTFRTLCSRFRCLDGSKGALQYSPEKSSHIILACCVLHNISLEHGMDVWSSPGTGPVEQPPEEESEHMESLDLEAERIRQELMLTHFS